A DNA window from Anaerocolumna sp. AGMB13020 contains the following coding sequences:
- a CDS encoding CpsB/CapC family capsule biosynthesis tyrosine phosphatase, producing MEGYIDIHNHIIPKVDDGAHSINQALRMLEIAFSEGIRTVIATPHISYRRGEDRRSKLMGAFEELRIKAEEQFPELKLYMGSEIFYSQDTVYGLQKNEIPTLGNTSYVLVEFQPSCEYRYLKSSIQNLIIGGYKPVIAHIERYYVLRKDLKLVDELILMGAYIQSNASSIRGEDGRELQRFVKKLLKRKLLHFVATDSHGDKIRPPRIRECIDTAKKKYGDEYAADIFIHNGRKLLKDQYI from the coding sequence ATGGAAGGATATATTGATATACACAATCATATAATACCAAAAGTGGATGATGGTGCTCATAGTATAAACCAGGCATTGCGTATGCTGGAAATCGCCTTTTCCGAAGGAATCCGAACAGTGATAGCGACACCCCATATATCCTACCGAAGAGGGGAAGACAGACGAAGCAAATTAATGGGAGCCTTTGAAGAATTGAGAATAAAAGCAGAGGAGCAGTTTCCGGAACTTAAGCTTTATATGGGGAGTGAGATATTCTACAGCCAGGACACCGTATACGGGCTTCAGAAAAATGAAATACCTACTTTGGGAAATACAAGTTATGTATTGGTTGAGTTTCAGCCCTCCTGTGAGTACCGTTATTTAAAGAGCAGCATTCAGAATCTTATAATTGGAGGATACAAGCCGGTTATAGCGCATATTGAACGGTATTATGTATTGAGAAAGGATCTAAAGCTCGTTGACGAACTGATTCTTATGGGGGCTTATATTCAATCCAATGCCTCCAGTATACGAGGGGAGGATGGTAGGGAATTGCAGCGATTTGTTAAGAAACTCCTTAAGCGAAAGTTATTGCACTTTGTAGCCACGGACAGCCATGGTGATAAAATCAGACCGCCAAGGATAAGGGAGTGTATTGATACGGCAAAGAAAAAGTACGGAGATGAATATGCAGCAGATATATTTATACATAACGGCAGGAAGCTTCTTAAAGACCAATATATATAA
- a CDS encoding immunoglobulin-like domain-containing protein, with protein MKKFIILSGIITSLLFAMLIYIVVKEDKTAPVIHINNESLVYREGEDTTYLLQGITAEDDIDGDVTATVMVGDLITMPDGTAAKITYLAKDSSNNVGQLDILIPYEAAHNNKEAFDKGGEAGLKETGQSTVDTITADSKKEASSDYADKKKPVIELLSTEITLNRGEEFDPKAYIKNISDDKDSVQTLLDSVTVTGTYNMNKRGTYPVILTAQDSEGNQSDKVSLILKVE; from the coding sequence ATGAAGAAATTTATTATTTTATCAGGGATTATTACCTCGCTTCTATTTGCTATGCTGATATACATAGTTGTGAAAGAAGACAAAACAGCTCCTGTCATTCATATAAATAATGAGAGTCTGGTGTACAGAGAAGGAGAAGATACCACTTACCTGTTGCAGGGTATTACGGCAGAAGATGATATTGATGGAGATGTTACTGCTACTGTTATGGTTGGAGATCTTATCACTATGCCGGACGGTACAGCGGCAAAGATTACCTATCTGGCCAAAGATTCCAGTAATAATGTAGGACAGCTGGATATACTCATTCCTTATGAAGCAGCACACAATAACAAAGAAGCTTTCGACAAGGGAGGAGAAGCTGGGCTGAAGGAAACAGGACAATCAACAGTTGATACGATAACGGCTGATTCTAAGAAAGAAGCCAGCAGTGATTATGCCGATAAGAAGAAACCGGTAATAGAACTTCTTAGCACAGAGATTACTCTAAACAGAGGCGAAGAATTCGATCCTAAAGCCTATATCAAAAATATCAGTGATGACAAAGACTCTGTTCAGACTCTTCTTGACAGCGTAACCGTAACCGGAACCTATAATATGAATAAGAGGGGAACCTATCCTGTCATACTTACCGCGCAAGACAGTGAAGGCAATCAATCTGACAAGGTATCCCTTATTTTAAAGGTGGAATAG
- a CDS encoding CpsB/CapC family capsule biosynthesis tyrosine phosphatase, whose amino-acid sequence MEQLIDIHCHILPAVDNGSVSMEQTRNMLKIAYEEGITYIIATPHYGAGCINPDKSELEEKLKKVRQAARELNPGFRIELGNELFYSSDITEHLRKGKAATLAGTRYCLVRFYREEEYEFMRAGLHSLLIQGYYPILSHAENYQCLYGNYEGIAQLINLGVYMQLNIKSLLGNPFDSRVRHARRLLRYEMVHFIGTGSRSDSIRAPMMKEGLRYIESYHGTEIKRQLIENTRGLLESKKIDRRLYPCFD is encoded by the coding sequence TTGGAACAGCTTATAGACATTCACTGTCATATACTGCCGGCGGTGGATAATGGTTCCGTTAGCATGGAACAGACAAGAAATATGCTAAAGATTGCCTATGAAGAAGGTATTACTTATATCATTGCAACACCTCATTACGGAGCTGGCTGTATAAATCCGGATAAAAGTGAACTGGAAGAGAAGCTTAAAAAGGTTCGTCAGGCAGCCAGAGAACTTAATCCTGGTTTTCGGATAGAACTTGGCAATGAGCTGTTTTACAGCAGTGATATAACAGAGCATCTGCGCAAAGGAAAGGCGGCTACCTTAGCGGGTACAAGGTACTGTCTGGTCAGGTTCTACCGAGAAGAAGAGTATGAGTTTATGAGAGCAGGGCTCCACAGTCTGCTGATTCAGGGATATTACCCCATACTCTCCCATGCAGAAAACTATCAATGCCTTTATGGTAATTATGAAGGAATTGCGCAGCTTATAAACCTTGGTGTTTATATGCAGCTGAATATTAAGAGCCTTTTAGGGAATCCATTTGATTCCCGGGTAAGGCATGCAAGGCGTCTGTTAAGATATGAAATGGTTCATTTTATAGGGACAGGTTCCCGTTCCGATTCCATCAGGGCCCCTATGATGAAAGAAGGCCTTCGCTATATTGAGAGCTATCATGGAACGGAAATTAAAAGGCAGTTAATTGAGAATACCAGAGGCCTTCTTGAGAGTAAGAAAATTGACCGTAGACTCTACCCGTGTTTTGACTAA
- a CDS encoding YveK family protein has product MEFEKTEELEINIREIFYALLDKFWILFFAAIICALAGGIVTKLTQVPIYAATTKLYVINRQDPAKTVTSSDLSTGSLLIKDFEILVTSRPIMEQVIHNLDLNLEQAQLVRKISVFIPEETRILEITVRDENPFLAKKLADEIADVSAEQMKSVMDIEKVSVVERGRIPLTPTEDNFSRNILLGGILGFGAALGLVVLFYLSNDHIKSNEDIENHLGIISLAEIPLEEDILNTRKVRAELKRAYKKANKKGYKGGIENAVN; this is encoded by the coding sequence ATGGAATTCGAGAAAACAGAAGAATTAGAAATTAATATCAGAGAAATATTCTATGCTTTGCTTGATAAGTTCTGGATACTTTTTTTCGCAGCAATCATTTGTGCTCTGGCAGGCGGTATCGTAACAAAGCTGACCCAGGTCCCTATATATGCGGCAACAACAAAATTGTATGTAATAAACAGGCAGGATCCTGCAAAGACAGTGACCAGTTCGGATTTGTCAACGGGAAGCCTTTTGATAAAGGATTTCGAAATTCTGGTAACCAGCAGACCCATTATGGAACAGGTAATACATAACCTTGACTTAAACCTGGAGCAGGCGCAGCTTGTTCGTAAAATATCGGTATTTATCCCGGAGGAAACCAGAATCCTTGAGATTACGGTAAGAGATGAGAATCCTTTTCTGGCAAAAAAACTAGCCGATGAAATAGCCGATGTATCGGCAGAACAGATGAAATCGGTAATGGATATAGAGAAGGTAAGTGTGGTGGAAAGAGGTCGTATTCCACTTACACCGACGGAAGATAACTTCTCGAGGAATATCCTGCTTGGAGGTATCTTGGGTTTTGGTGCTGCTCTGGGTCTGGTGGTATTGTTTTATTTAAGCAACGACCATATAAAGAGCAACGAGGATATAGAAAATCATCTGGGTATAATATCTCTTGCAGAAATTCCTCTGGAAGAAGATATTCTAAATACAAGAAAAGTAAGGGCGGAACTAAAAAGAGCATACAAAAAGGCGAATAAGAAAGGTTACAAAGGAGGCATTGAAAATGCAGTCAATTAA
- a CDS encoding Tex family protein, whose translation MDILKQLASELGIRLEQAEATVKLIDEGNTIPFIARYRKEVTGSLNDEVLRNLHERLLYLRNLEEKKASVLATIEEQGKLTEELKAQILAAETLVVVEDLYRPYRPKRRTRATIAKEKGLEPLANIILLQMTDKPLEKEAESFLDPEKEVNTIEEAIAGAMDIIAENISDEADYRIHIRKVTFEEGSITSAAKDEKQESVYEMYYNFEEKLNKLAGHRVLALNRGENEKFLTVKILAPEEKILLYLETKVIVRKNPNTEEILKKTVSDSYSRLIAPAIEREIRNDLTEKAEDGAIKVFGKNLEQLLMQPPIVGQVVLGWDPAFRTGCKLAVVDATGKVLDTVVVYPTAPQNKVEEAKATVRKLIQKYDITLISVGNGTASRESELIIADLLKEYHGRVQYIIVNEAGASVYSASKLATEEFPNFDVGQRSAASIARRLQDPLAELVKIDPKAIGVGQYQHDMNQKKLSDALSGVVEDSVNKVGVDLNTASASLLEYISGITKTIAKNVVTHREENGPFTDRRQLLKVAKLGPKAFEQCAGFLRILDGVNPLDGTSVHPESYTAALKLLEKSGLAAADIQAGKLSGLGKQIRDKKALAAELGIGEITLTDIIKELEKPGRDPREEMPKPILRTDVLEMKDLTEGMILKGTVRNVIDFGAFVDIGVHQDGLVHISQLTDKKFVKHPLDVVSVGDIVEVKVMSVDTAKKRIQLTMKL comes from the coding sequence ATGGATATTTTAAAACAGCTTGCAAGTGAGCTAGGAATCCGGCTGGAACAGGCAGAAGCAACGGTAAAGCTAATAGATGAGGGCAATACCATCCCATTTATTGCCAGATACCGTAAGGAGGTAACCGGCTCCTTAAATGACGAGGTGTTGCGTAATCTGCACGAACGTCTTCTTTATCTTCGCAATCTGGAAGAGAAAAAGGCCAGTGTGCTGGCAACGATTGAAGAACAGGGAAAATTAACAGAAGAATTAAAGGCACAAATATTAGCTGCCGAAACCCTTGTAGTAGTAGAAGACCTGTACAGGCCCTACCGTCCAAAGAGAAGAACCAGAGCTACCATAGCAAAGGAAAAAGGGCTGGAGCCTTTGGCAAATATCATCCTCTTGCAGATGACAGACAAGCCCCTTGAAAAAGAAGCGGAAAGCTTCCTGGATCCTGAAAAGGAAGTAAATACCATAGAAGAAGCAATAGCAGGAGCAATGGATATCATTGCAGAGAATATCTCTGATGAAGCAGATTACCGTATCCACATCCGTAAAGTAACCTTTGAAGAAGGAAGCATCACTTCTGCTGCCAAGGATGAGAAACAGGAAAGCGTCTATGAGATGTATTATAACTTCGAGGAGAAGTTAAATAAGCTGGCGGGACACCGTGTTCTTGCCCTTAACAGAGGGGAGAATGAGAAATTCCTTACTGTAAAGATTCTGGCACCGGAAGAAAAAATACTTCTCTATCTGGAAACGAAAGTAATTGTAAGAAAGAATCCCAATACGGAAGAGATACTAAAGAAAACTGTCAGTGACAGTTACTCCCGGCTGATAGCCCCTGCCATTGAGAGAGAGATTCGTAATGACCTGACAGAAAAAGCCGAAGATGGAGCGATTAAGGTCTTTGGAAAGAATCTGGAACAGCTGCTGATGCAGCCGCCCATTGTCGGACAGGTTGTATTAGGCTGGGACCCCGCTTTTCGTACCGGCTGTAAGCTTGCGGTAGTGGATGCAACGGGGAAAGTACTTGACACAGTGGTGGTGTATCCAACAGCGCCTCAGAATAAAGTAGAAGAAGCCAAAGCTACCGTAAGGAAGCTTATACAGAAATATGACATTACGCTTATATCCGTAGGTAATGGAACCGCCTCCAGAGAATCCGAATTGATCATAGCGGACCTTCTTAAGGAATACCACGGCAGAGTACAATATATTATCGTAAATGAGGCAGGAGCTTCCGTGTATTCCGCCAGTAAATTAGCGACAGAGGAATTTCCGAACTTTGATGTCGGCCAGAGAAGTGCCGCCTCTATTGCAAGAAGGCTCCAGGATCCATTGGCAGAACTGGTTAAAATAGACCCCAAAGCCATTGGTGTAGGTCAGTATCAGCATGATATGAACCAGAAGAAATTGTCTGATGCGCTGTCCGGTGTAGTAGAAGACAGCGTTAATAAAGTTGGGGTGGATTTAAATACGGCATCCGCCTCTCTCCTGGAATATATCTCGGGCATTACGAAAACCATAGCAAAGAATGTAGTAACCCACAGAGAAGAAAATGGACCCTTCACTGACCGCAGACAGCTGTTAAAGGTAGCGAAGCTGGGACCCAAAGCCTTTGAACAGTGTGCCGGGTTCTTAAGGATCTTAGATGGTGTTAATCCCCTTGACGGGACCAGCGTTCATCCGGAATCCTACACAGCAGCACTTAAGCTGTTGGAGAAATCCGGTCTTGCCGCTGCTGACATTCAGGCAGGAAAACTGTCGGGGCTCGGGAAACAAATCAGAGATAAGAAAGCCCTGGCAGCAGAACTTGGAATCGGAGAGATAACCTTAACAGATATTATTAAGGAACTTGAGAAACCCGGCAGAGATCCCAGAGAGGAAATGCCAAAGCCCATATTAAGAACCGACGTACTTGAGATGAAAGATCTTACAGAAGGTATGATATTAAAAGGTACCGTTCGTAATGTAATTGACTTTGGAGCTTTTGTGGATATCGGTGTACATCAGGATGGACTTGTACACATATCCCAGTTAACGGATAAAAAGTTCGTCAAACATCCATTGGATGTTGTGAGTGTAGGTGATATCGTAGAAGTAAAGGTCATGAGTGTGGATACTGCCAAGAAGCGAATTCAATTAACGATGAAGTTATAA
- a CDS encoding CpsD/CapB family tyrosine-protein kinase, with protein sequence MQSINIELKASVDFRGYEAYNTLRTNIQFCGKEVKIICITSCIPGEGKSTVSIRLAASMAEGGKKVLFIDADLRKSNMIKRLKINQSVNGLSQYLSGMNTCEEVIYNTNLEGLDMIFTGPIPPNPSDLLSNRYFKELLQCKREEYDYIIIDTPPLGLVIDSANVAESCDGALIVIQADANSYKFVQKIMKQLEKSNCRVLGAVLNKVEVKHQRYYGLTYKKYYGAAYAPY encoded by the coding sequence ATGCAGTCAATTAATATTGAATTAAAGGCAAGTGTGGATTTCAGAGGGTATGAAGCCTATAACACACTTCGTACCAATATTCAGTTTTGCGGAAAAGAGGTAAAGATAATTTGTATCACCAGCTGCATTCCAGGCGAGGGTAAATCCACCGTATCCATTCGGCTGGCAGCCTCAATGGCAGAAGGAGGGAAGAAGGTACTCTTTATAGATGCAGACTTAAGAAAGTCCAATATGATAAAGAGGTTGAAGATAAATCAGTCTGTAAATGGGCTTTCCCAGTATCTTTCCGGCATGAACACCTGCGAAGAAGTAATTTACAATACCAACCTGGAAGGCCTTGATATGATATTTACCGGACCCATACCGCCAAACCCCTCCGACCTTTTAAGCAATCGGTATTTTAAGGAATTATTACAGTGTAAACGAGAGGAATACGATTATATTATAATTGATACACCTCCCTTAGGGCTTGTAATAGACAGCGCAAATGTAGCTGAAAGCTGTGATGGAGCGTTAATTGTAATACAGGCGGATGCCAACAGCTATAAATTTGTCCAGAAGATTATGAAACAGCTGGAGAAGAGTAATTGCCGGGTCCTGGGGGCAGTCCTTAACAAAGTAGAAGTGAAGCATCAAAGGTATTACGGGTTAACCTACAAGAAATACTACGGAGCAGCCTATGCACCATATTAA
- a CDS encoding VanZ family protein — protein sequence MQQIYLYITAGSFLKTNIYNGLLLPIYNDTILAAASYLIPSAFSGILALMVFDFTFLLLGQKRRNRFRIMTGKTQTLLFLLFTYITFVFFLAILSRPPGSRTDIDLMPLATFSHRLEGNIYAIENIILFLPFGFLLSRLFSENRQISIYLLCGVTLSLTIELAQYLTQRGYLQTDDVLLNVLGCILGHLLCRGFTDMAKRYILHSG from the coding sequence ATGCAGCAGATATATTTATACATAACGGCAGGAAGCTTCTTAAAGACCAATATATATAACGGGTTGTTGCTGCCCATCTATAACGATACCATCCTGGCAGCGGCTTCTTATCTGATACCATCGGCATTTTCCGGAATACTTGCCCTTATGGTTTTTGACTTCACTTTTCTGTTGCTTGGGCAGAAGAGGAGAAACAGATTTCGGATAATGACCGGAAAGACACAGACGTTGCTATTTTTGTTATTTACCTATATCACCTTTGTTTTTTTTCTTGCCATTCTTTCCAGGCCACCCGGTTCCAGAACCGATATAGATTTAATGCCTCTTGCAACCTTTTCCCATAGGCTTGAAGGGAATATCTATGCCATTGAAAACATCATACTCTTTCTGCCATTTGGGTTTCTCCTATCCAGGTTGTTTTCGGAAAATAGACAGATATCAATATATCTGTTATGTGGAGTAACCTTAAGCCTCACGATTGAACTTGCACAATACCTGACACAAAGGGGGTATCTGCAGACAGATGATGTTTTGCTTAATGTACTGGGGTGTATTCTGGGGCACCTGCTTTGCAGGGGTTTTACTGATATGGCTAAGCGTTATATATTACATAGCGGATAA
- a CDS encoding sugar transferase, producing the protein MAFIKKNLPGRYLLLIDCTGIIISYILAACIRYSEITEYWYYNVFGWALALGVLFYSGVFIAFDSYKDFARRGFIDEFLEVCKLNIIFSLTITAFMFLIREGAAFSRLFFLLFFFFNTIISLTVRQYFKWILLGVYKRSRASSKIMVVTTTTQAGEVLKQINGENSWEYEVSYLTIVDLDMTGNEMFGVPVRAGIQNMFEIAKQEVLDGVFIHLPSNYTVNFNLEDIIFQFKNMGVNVNLSINTFGLRLSEQSIQNMSGYHVLTFSNKVFDEYHLHIKRLIDILGGIIGCILTLILGVFIAIAIIIESPGPVFFSQIRVGKNGRRFRIYKFRSMCAEAEARKAELMGRNEMEGQMFKITDDPRVTKVGSFLRKTSLDEFPQFLNVLKGDMSLVGTRPPTEEEFLRYEGRHKRRLALNCGLTGLWQVSGRSNITDFEEVVKLDLTYIDNWSLKMDLKIILKTIFVVLFGRGSK; encoded by the coding sequence ATGGCTTTCATAAAGAAGAATTTGCCCGGTAGATATCTGTTATTAATAGATTGTACCGGAATAATAATCTCTTACATACTGGCAGCCTGTATCCGTTACAGTGAGATAACCGAATACTGGTATTATAATGTCTTTGGTTGGGCCCTGGCATTGGGGGTATTGTTTTACAGCGGGGTGTTTATAGCCTTTGATTCCTATAAGGATTTTGCTAGAAGAGGTTTTATTGATGAATTTTTGGAAGTATGTAAACTAAATATTATTTTTTCCTTAACCATAACAGCTTTTATGTTTCTTATAAGAGAAGGAGCTGCCTTCTCAAGATTGTTCTTTTTGTTGTTTTTTTTCTTTAACACAATTATTTCCCTGACCGTCAGGCAGTATTTTAAGTGGATTCTATTAGGTGTCTATAAGAGGAGCAGGGCAAGCAGCAAAATAATGGTAGTAACTACCACCACGCAGGCAGGGGAAGTATTAAAACAGATTAACGGTGAAAATTCCTGGGAATATGAAGTCAGCTATCTTACGATAGTTGACTTGGATATGACAGGAAATGAAATGTTTGGAGTACCGGTAAGAGCAGGTATCCAAAATATGTTTGAAATAGCAAAACAGGAAGTTCTGGACGGTGTGTTTATTCATTTGCCAAGTAATTATACTGTGAACTTTAATCTGGAAGATATTATATTTCAGTTTAAGAACATGGGAGTGAATGTGAATCTAAGCATTAATACTTTTGGGCTTAGACTGTCCGAGCAAAGTATTCAGAATATGAGCGGGTATCATGTACTGACCTTTAGTAACAAGGTCTTTGATGAGTACCATTTACATATTAAAAGGCTGATAGATATTTTAGGCGGTATCATCGGCTGTATATTAACACTGATATTGGGGGTGTTCATTGCAATAGCCATTATTATAGAATCCCCCGGACCCGTATTCTTTTCCCAAATCAGAGTAGGAAAGAATGGCAGGCGCTTTCGGATATATAAATTTCGCTCCATGTGTGCGGAGGCGGAAGCCAGGAAAGCTGAATTAATGGGGCGGAACGAAATGGAGGGTCAGATGTTTAAGATAACCGATGATCCGCGTGTTACCAAGGTCGGCAGTTTTCTGCGAAAAACCAGTCTGGATGAATTTCCCCAGTTCTTAAACGTGCTGAAAGGGGATATGAGTCTTGTAGGTACCAGACCTCCCACAGAAGAGGAATTTCTTCGGTATGAGGGGCGGCACAAAAGAAGACTTGCCTTAAACTGCGGCCTTACAGGCCTTTGGCAGGTAAGCGGAAGAAGCAATATTACCGACTTTGAAGAGGTCGTTAAACTCGACCTGACATATATTGATAACTGGTCTCTTAAGATGGATTTAAAAATCATTTTGAAAACAATCTTTGTTGTATTGTTTGGCAGGGGATCAAAATAA